A genomic stretch from Haloarchaeobius amylolyticus includes:
- a CDS encoding GNAT family N-acetyltransferase — MVTLRPASREDMPAVASLHEASARELGRTHYDEQQVLAWSGRKDPEKYPYDEPGEHFVVAELDGEVVGFGHLAVEDGEVRAVYVSPDAARCGVGSALLAHLEATARDAGHDDCYLWASLNAVAFYRQAGWTVVESDVVETSGNGVTAELPVKLMEKEFA; from the coding sequence ATGGTCACCCTCCGCCCGGCAAGCCGCGAGGACATGCCCGCGGTCGCCAGCCTCCACGAGGCCTCGGCACGTGAACTCGGTCGCACGCACTACGACGAGCAGCAGGTGCTCGCCTGGTCCGGGCGGAAGGACCCCGAGAAGTACCCCTACGACGAGCCGGGCGAGCACTTCGTGGTCGCGGAACTCGACGGCGAGGTCGTCGGGTTCGGCCACCTCGCGGTCGAGGACGGGGAGGTCCGGGCGGTGTACGTCAGCCCGGACGCCGCGAGGTGTGGCGTCGGGTCCGCGCTGCTCGCCCACCTCGAGGCGACCGCCCGCGACGCCGGCCACGACGACTGCTACCTCTGGGCGTCGCTGAACGCGGTGGCGTTCTACCGGCAGGCGGGCTGGACGGTCGTGGAGTCGGACGTGGTCGAGACGTCGGGGAACGGCGTCACCGCCGAGTTGCCGGTCAAACTGATGGAGAAGGAGTTCGCGTAG
- the pdxT gene encoding pyridoxal 5'-phosphate synthase glutaminase subunit PdxT, producing the protein MTLTAGVVAVQGDVSEHADAIRRAGEAHGEDVTVHEIRDAGIVPDCDLLLLPGGESTTISRLLHEEGIAEEIIDHVEAGKPLLATCAGLIVASTDAKDDRVDTLDLLDVTVDRNAFGRQKDSFEAPLDVDGLDEPFPAVFIRAPLIDEVGADVEVLAEWDGKPVAVRDGPVVGTSFHPELTPDVRIHRLAFFADAADEAEQLARQ; encoded by the coding sequence ATGACGCTGACAGCTGGTGTCGTCGCCGTCCAGGGCGACGTCTCCGAACACGCCGACGCCATCCGGCGTGCTGGCGAGGCCCACGGCGAGGACGTGACGGTCCACGAGATACGGGACGCGGGCATCGTCCCCGACTGCGACCTGTTGTTGCTCCCCGGCGGCGAATCGACGACCATCTCCCGGCTCCTCCACGAGGAGGGCATCGCGGAGGAGATAATCGACCACGTCGAGGCCGGCAAGCCGCTGCTCGCGACCTGTGCCGGGCTCATCGTCGCCTCGACCGACGCGAAGGACGACCGCGTCGACACGCTCGACCTCCTCGACGTGACCGTCGACCGGAACGCCTTCGGCCGCCAGAAGGACAGTTTCGAGGCCCCGCTCGACGTCGACGGCCTCGACGAACCCTTCCCGGCGGTGTTCATCCGTGCCCCCCTCATCGACGAGGTCGGCGCGGACGTCGAGGTGCTCGCGGAGTGGGACGGCAAGCCGGTCGCGGTCCGGGACGGCCCGGTCGTCGGCACCTCGTTCCACCCCGAACTCACGCCGGACGTGCGCATCCACCGGCTGGCGTTCTTCGCGGACGCGGCCGACGAGGCCGAGCAGCTGGCGCGCCAGTAG
- a CDS encoding peptidoglycan recognition protein family protein, translated as MRHDRRSFLKATGASLGAVGVVGATASTAAAAVADRWEPADSSNYTNASRTASDMRWLVMHTIEGSYEGCISWFQNPDANVSSHYVVGESADQITKMVRLEDIAWTQGNWEYNETGVSIELEGYADETNFGDTIYQQAAEVARYVCDTFDIPKQHPTYDLAPCSAYSGEGGIIGHSQVPDPNDCSQVTGGKYDPGDTWDWDYFMSLVTDGSGGGGDTGWSDGDIVHCTADLNTREQPGTDSPIVATMPTGSNAEIVNGPTDEDGYTWWGLHWLEDDIWGWSVEAYLDAGYA; from the coding sequence ATGCGACACGACAGGCGTTCCTTCCTGAAGGCGACGGGCGCATCACTCGGCGCGGTCGGCGTCGTCGGTGCGACGGCCTCCACGGCTGCCGCGGCGGTCGCGGACCGCTGGGAGCCGGCCGACTCGAGCAACTACACCAACGCGAGCCGGACCGCGAGCGACATGCGCTGGCTCGTGATGCACACCATCGAGGGCTCCTACGAGGGCTGTATCAGCTGGTTCCAGAACCCCGACGCGAACGTGAGTTCGCACTACGTGGTCGGGGAGTCCGCCGACCAGATAACGAAGATGGTCCGGCTGGAGGACATCGCGTGGACCCAGGGCAACTGGGAGTACAACGAGACGGGCGTCTCCATCGAACTCGAGGGCTACGCGGACGAGACGAACTTCGGCGACACCATCTACCAGCAGGCCGCCGAGGTCGCCCGCTACGTCTGTGACACCTTCGACATCCCCAAACAGCATCCGACGTACGACCTCGCACCCTGCTCGGCCTACTCGGGCGAGGGCGGCATCATCGGCCACAGCCAGGTGCCCGACCCCAACGACTGCTCGCAGGTCACCGGCGGCAAGTACGACCCCGGCGACACCTGGGACTGGGACTACTTCATGTCGCTCGTGACCGACGGCTCCGGCGGTGGCGGCGACACCGGCTGGTCCGACGGCGACATCGTCCACTGCACCGCCGACCTGAACACCCGCGAACAGCCCGGTACCGACTCCCCCATCGTCGCGACGATGCCGACCGGCTCGAACGCCGAGATCGTCAACGGGCCGACCGACGAGGACGGCTACACCTGGTGGGGGCTGCACTGGCTCGAGGACGACATCTGGGGCTGGTCGGTCGAGGCGTACCTCGACGCGGGCTACGCCTGA
- the engB gene encoding GTP-binding protein EngB: MFENRPNREAEVVLVGRSNVGKSTLMRELTGHRFDTGGKPGVTRSPNHYDWAAEDFMVTDLPGFGFMSGVEEERREAIKDDIVHYLEEYADHFLVGVVVVDGKSVIDIIDRHSGPDSIPYDVEMFHFLQELGVPTVVAVNKMDKVDDRDERLNDLCDRLGLYPPWKQWQDTIAPISAKQGRITAFEEAVRDILHDQKRDDLLKFF, translated from the coding sequence ATGTTCGAGAACCGCCCGAACCGCGAAGCCGAGGTCGTCCTGGTAGGGCGGTCGAACGTCGGCAAGTCGACGCTGATGCGCGAGCTCACCGGGCACCGCTTCGATACGGGTGGCAAGCCCGGCGTGACGCGCTCGCCCAACCACTACGACTGGGCCGCGGAGGACTTCATGGTCACCGACCTGCCGGGGTTCGGCTTCATGTCCGGGGTCGAGGAGGAGCGCCGCGAGGCCATCAAGGACGACATCGTCCACTACCTCGAGGAGTACGCCGACCACTTCCTCGTCGGCGTCGTCGTCGTCGACGGCAAGAGCGTCATCGACATCATCGACCGCCACTCCGGCCCGGACTCCATCCCCTACGACGTGGAGATGTTCCACTTCCTGCAGGAACTCGGCGTCCCGACGGTCGTCGCGGTGAACAAGATGGACAAGGTCGACGACCGGGACGAGCGCCTGAACGACCTCTGTGACCGCCTCGGACTCTACCCACCGTGGAAGCAGTGGCAGGACACCATCGCGCCCATCTCGGCGAAGCAGGGCCGCATCACCGCCTTCGAGGAGGCCGTCCGAGACATCCTCCACGACCAGAAGCGCGACGACCTGCTGAAGTTCTTCTGA
- a CDS encoding bifunctional nuclease family protein, whose product MKASIDTVRVAGTQDGPVPVVVLEVEEDDDVLPIFIGFDEAIAIVRGLDATDIGRPLTHDLLLDVMEELGGRVTRVVVSRVESGTYIADLHINTPRGDVVIDARPSDSLALAARTNAPLEVEEDVYEDGKRDPSEFEMLDDIREVADYA is encoded by the coding sequence ATGAAGGCATCCATCGACACGGTCCGTGTCGCCGGGACGCAGGACGGTCCCGTCCCTGTCGTCGTCCTCGAGGTCGAGGAGGACGACGACGTGTTACCCATCTTCATCGGGTTCGACGAGGCCATCGCCATCGTCCGCGGACTGGACGCCACCGACATCGGCCGCCCGCTCACGCACGACCTCCTGCTGGACGTGATGGAGGAACTCGGCGGCCGCGTGACCCGGGTGGTCGTGAGCCGTGTCGAGTCGGGCACCTACATCGCCGACCTGCACATCAACACCCCGCGGGGCGACGTGGTCATCGACGCCCGGCCGAGCGACTCGCTCGCGCTGGCCGCCCGGACCAACGCGCCCCTCGAGGTCGAGGAGGACGTGTACGAGGACGGCAAGCGTGACCCGTCCGAGTTCGAGATGCTCGACGACATCCGCGAGGTAGCCGACTACGCATGA
- a CDS encoding helix-turn-helix domain-containing protein has product MDSSRGATGPDESHMVIADVTVPAHAFELGRVFEAVPNARVELERIVPIDGGRMPLIWVSNEELAEARASLEASPATAEVFERTDDGDRTLFEVRWTDELDGLVSVLEETNAKLLEGTGIGEGWDLRIQFDQRSALREFRDRCSERDIRVMLRRLYNPHLPSDTALLSDEQREALVLAFERGYFEVPRRTSARELGQELGISDNAFSQRLRRGLSALIESTLVGR; this is encoded by the coding sequence ATGGATTCCTCCCGGGGAGCGACCGGACCGGACGAGTCACACATGGTCATCGCCGACGTGACCGTTCCGGCCCACGCCTTCGAACTCGGACGCGTGTTCGAGGCGGTCCCCAACGCCCGGGTCGAACTGGAGCGCATCGTCCCCATCGACGGGGGACGGATGCCACTCATCTGGGTCTCGAACGAGGAACTCGCCGAGGCAAGGGCAAGCCTCGAGGCGTCGCCCGCGACCGCAGAGGTGTTCGAGCGAACCGACGACGGCGACCGGACCCTGTTCGAGGTCCGCTGGACGGACGAACTCGACGGGCTGGTGTCCGTCCTCGAGGAGACGAACGCGAAGTTGCTCGAGGGCACCGGCATCGGTGAGGGATGGGACCTCCGCATCCAGTTCGACCAGCGGAGCGCCCTCCGGGAGTTCCGCGACAGGTGTTCCGAGCGGGACATCAGGGTCATGCTCCGGCGCCTCTACAACCCGCACCTCCCCAGCGACACCGCGCTCCTCTCCGACGAACAGCGCGAGGCCCTCGTCCTGGCGTTCGAGCGCGGCTACTTCGAGGTGCCCCGACGGACGAGCGCGCGGGAACTCGGGCAGGAGCTGGGCATCAGCGACAATGCCTTCTCCCAGCGTCTCCGCCGGGGCCTCTCGGCACTGATCGAGTCGACGCTCGTCGGCCGATAA
- a CDS encoding TIGR00341 family protein, whose amino-acid sequence MRLVQVMIPAGKREAVLDVLDDEGIDYVLTDETSGRKYTGVVSFPLPSEAVEPILQELREAGIERQSYTVVVDAETVVSQKFERLQERYAEEEETTKRISREELKSQAREMAPELPAYVLLTVVSVVIATAGVLLDSAAVVVGSMVIAPLIGPAMAASVGTVLDDADLFARGARLQLLGLGIGIVAAAVFTAMLKTFHLIPPMDILIVGQVQERLRPDILSLAVALGAGIAGAMSMRSGVSASLVGVMIAVALVPPLAVVGIGIAYGKPLVVLGATVLVLVNVLSINLAATATLWYSGYRPERWLRLDDARTATIKRATILVASIAVLSVFLGGVTYMSYTTAAIEDDMVAGVETTVADNPELRLVDVDLVHDENLYERVFDPRPERVIVTLARPPGETYPGLPERLRETVVNGDDVVVEVRYMEYQSAGNATETA is encoded by the coding sequence GTGCGACTCGTCCAGGTCATGATCCCGGCGGGCAAGCGCGAGGCCGTCCTCGACGTCCTCGACGACGAGGGCATCGACTACGTGCTCACCGACGAGACGAGTGGCCGGAAGTACACCGGCGTCGTCTCCTTCCCGCTCCCCTCCGAGGCCGTCGAACCCATCCTCCAGGAGCTCCGCGAGGCCGGTATCGAGCGCCAGTCCTACACCGTCGTCGTCGACGCCGAGACGGTCGTCTCCCAGAAGTTCGAGCGCCTCCAGGAGCGCTACGCCGAGGAGGAGGAGACGACCAAGCGCATCTCCCGCGAGGAGCTCAAGTCACAGGCAAGGGAGATGGCCCCGGAGCTGCCGGCGTACGTCCTGTTGACGGTCGTGAGCGTCGTCATCGCGACCGCCGGCGTGTTGCTCGACTCGGCCGCCGTCGTCGTCGGCTCGATGGTCATCGCGCCACTCATCGGGCCCGCGATGGCGGCGAGCGTCGGGACCGTCCTCGACGACGCCGACCTGTTCGCCCGCGGTGCGCGCCTCCAGCTGCTCGGGCTGGGGATCGGCATCGTCGCGGCCGCGGTCTTCACCGCGATGCTCAAGACGTTCCACCTCATCCCCCCGATGGACATCCTGATCGTCGGACAGGTTCAGGAGCGACTGCGCCCGGACATCCTCTCGCTGGCGGTGGCACTCGGCGCCGGTATCGCCGGCGCGATGTCGATGCGCTCGGGCGTGTCGGCCTCACTGGTCGGCGTCATGATCGCGGTGGCGCTCGTCCCGCCGCTCGCCGTCGTCGGCATCGGCATCGCCTACGGGAAGCCACTGGTCGTCCTCGGCGCGACCGTGCTCGTGCTGGTCAACGTCCTCTCCATCAACCTCGCCGCGACGGCCACGCTCTGGTACTCCGGCTACCGCCCCGAGCGCTGGCTCCGGCTCGACGACGCCCGGACCGCGACCATCAAGCGCGCGACCATCCTCGTCGCCTCCATCGCGGTCCTCTCGGTGTTCCTCGGCGGCGTCACCTACATGTCCTACACCACGGCCGCCATCGAGGACGACATGGTCGCCGGGGTCGAGACGACCGTCGCCGACAACCCCGAGCTCCGGCTGGTCGACGTCGACCTCGTCCACGACGAGAACCTCTACGAGCGCGTCTTCGACCCGCGCCCGGAGCGGGTCATCGTCACCCTCGCCAGGCCACCCGGCGAGACCTACCCCGGACTGCCGGAACGACTCCGCGAGACAGTAGTGAACGGCGACGACGTGGTGGTCGAGGTCCGGTACATGGAGTACCAGTCGGCGGGGAACGCGACCGAAACCGCGTAA
- a CDS encoding NUDIX domain-containing protein has translation MADGDKYLARDDKTMTSAGRYVVNVEAAIYRDGEYLLAERAVEEDHAAGTLALVGGKVERTDHDTSALESTVHREVREEVGLAVTDLRYVQSNAFVTDGGDPCLNVVFLARHEDGEAHVAAPDEVADLHWLTPTAVEGHPDVPEWTAAFVALSDERRRTLGW, from the coding sequence ATGGCCGATGGTGATAAGTACCTCGCCAGAGACGACAAGACGATGACATCTGCCGGACGCTACGTCGTGAACGTCGAGGCCGCCATCTACCGCGACGGGGAGTACCTGCTCGCCGAGCGTGCTGTCGAGGAGGACCACGCCGCAGGCACCCTCGCCCTCGTCGGCGGCAAGGTCGAACGCACCGACCACGACACCAGCGCGCTCGAGAGCACCGTCCACCGGGAGGTCCGGGAGGAGGTCGGCCTCGCCGTCACGGACCTGCGGTACGTCCAGAGCAACGCCTTCGTCACCGACGGCGGCGACCCCTGCCTCAACGTCGTCTTCCTCGCGCGCCACGAGGACGGCGAGGCACACGTCGCGGCCCCCGACGAGGTCGCCGACCTGCACTGGCTCACGCCCACCGCGGTCGAGGGCCATCCCGACGTCCCGGAGTGGACCGCCGCCTTCGTCGCCCTGAGCGACGAGCGTCGGCGCACCCTCGGGTGGTGA
- a CDS encoding SIMPL domain-containing protein, translated as MNLKLAVALVALLVTTAGCLGMAGPIGDGTTVASTDDGDAASTVSVSGTGTVSAPADLVVVSIAVEREGKTADSARTFAAQDATKMRDALRAAGIPDEDVETTSYRLVPQYDYKDGRQLVGYTAVHAYEVSSKNVSDAGRIIDVAVANGAARVDSVSFRLSDERIAELRTDAIAKAVTAAEGDANAAAAAAGVSITKVKSISVSGGGYQPPYPVYRSAEADAATTLEPGPIDVEVTVSVVYEVA; from the coding sequence ATGAACCTGAAACTCGCGGTCGCGCTCGTGGCCCTGCTGGTCACGACCGCCGGCTGCCTCGGTATGGCCGGCCCCATCGGCGACGGAACGACCGTCGCCAGTACCGACGACGGTGACGCGGCGAGCACCGTCTCCGTCTCGGGCACCGGGACCGTCTCCGCGCCCGCCGACCTCGTGGTCGTCTCCATCGCGGTCGAACGCGAGGGCAAGACCGCCGACAGCGCCCGCACGTTCGCCGCCCAGGACGCGACGAAGATGCGTGACGCGCTCCGCGCGGCCGGCATCCCCGACGAGGACGTCGAGACGACGAGCTACCGGCTCGTCCCGCAGTACGACTACAAGGACGGCCGGCAACTCGTCGGCTACACCGCCGTCCACGCCTACGAGGTGTCGAGCAAGAACGTGAGCGACGCCGGGCGCATCATCGACGTCGCCGTCGCCAACGGCGCGGCCCGCGTCGACAGCGTCTCGTTCAGGCTGAGCGACGAGCGCATCGCCGAGTTGCGGACCGACGCCATCGCGAAGGCCGTGACCGCCGCCGAAGGGGACGCGAACGCTGCCGCGGCTGCGGCTGGCGTCTCCATCACGAAGGTCAAGAGCATCAGCGTCTCCGGTGGCGGCTACCAGCCGCCGTACCCGGTGTACCGGAGCGCGGAGGCCGACGCCGCGACGACGCTCGAACCCGGCCCCATCGACGTCGAGGTGACCGTCAGCGTCGTCTACGAGGTCGCCTGA
- a CDS encoding NAD-dependent epimerase/dehydratase family protein, which yields MSEGSTRIAVTGGLGGVGSWVVDRLAGEGYDVLSIDVETPDHHVEGVQFVAGDLTDAGETFDLLYEFDPDGVVHLAGIPDPTGHAGTRVFETNTLSTYNVLVAAGRLGADVAWTSSESAYGFPFSESLVLPDYVPVDESHPMRPEDPYGTSKVAGEEVAEMVVRRFGIQVASVRPSWVQYPGEYEASGLREAIDVADVEPGTKPPGSGNFWSYVDVRDLVDLLVRAVEADVDGHEPYLCHAAENYMGVETTRLIESVRAEPAPDLAALSGEQCAFTTQKARDELGWEPQHTWREAEDASVEGPSFV from the coding sequence ATGAGCGAAGGCTCCACGAGAATCGCGGTGACGGGCGGCCTCGGCGGCGTCGGTAGCTGGGTCGTCGACCGGCTGGCGGGCGAGGGATACGACGTGCTCTCCATCGACGTGGAGACACCGGACCACCACGTCGAGGGGGTCCAGTTCGTCGCGGGTGACCTCACCGACGCCGGGGAGACGTTCGACCTGCTGTACGAGTTCGACCCGGACGGGGTCGTCCACCTCGCGGGGATTCCGGACCCGACGGGACACGCCGGGACGCGGGTGTTCGAGACCAACACGCTCTCGACGTACAACGTCCTGGTCGCGGCCGGGCGCCTGGGGGCGGACGTGGCGTGGACCTCCAGCGAGTCGGCGTACGGGTTCCCGTTCTCGGAGTCGCTGGTGCTCCCGGACTACGTCCCCGTCGACGAGTCGCACCCGATGCGGCCCGAGGACCCCTACGGGACCTCCAAGGTCGCGGGCGAGGAGGTCGCCGAGATGGTCGTGCGACGGTTCGGTATCCAGGTCGCATCGGTCCGGCCGTCGTGGGTGCAGTATCCCGGCGAGTACGAGGCGAGTGGGCTTCGCGAAGCCATCGACGTGGCCGACGTCGAGCCGGGAACGAAGCCGCCCGGGAGCGGGAACTTCTGGTCCTACGTCGACGTGCGGGACCTGGTCGACCTGCTGGTCCGGGCCGTCGAGGCGGATGTCGACGGGCACGAGCCGTACCTCTGTCACGCCGCGGAGAACTACATGGGCGTCGAGACCACGCGACTCATCGAGTCGGTCCGGGCGGAGCCAGCCCCCGACCTGGCCGCGCTCTCCGGGGAGCAGTGCGCTTTCACGACGCAGAAGGCGCGCGACGAACTCGGCTGGGAACCCCAGCACACCTGGCGCGAGGCCGAGGACGCGTCCGTCGAGGGGCCCTCGTTCGTCTGA
- a CDS encoding type II toxin-antitoxin system death-on-curing family toxin, with translation MADDLTYPSVQLVLDLHEQIVEEGEKTEPGVRSSDPIESAIQYVSEGFFGEVPETIHEKAVHLMRLLVADHPFVDGNKRTALRTVVVFYMMNGYTFDYGDEIRALLHRFATDEATVDTETTVIYFRACARRN, from the coding sequence GTGGCTGACGACCTCACGTATCCCTCCGTCCAGTTGGTCCTCGACCTGCACGAACAGATAGTCGAGGAGGGTGAGAAGACGGAACCAGGGGTCCGGTCATCGGACCCAATCGAATCTGCTATCCAGTACGTTTCCGAGGGATTCTTCGGTGAGGTTCCAGAGACGATTCACGAGAAGGCAGTTCATCTGATGCGGCTGCTCGTTGCGGACCATCCGTTCGTCGATGGGAACAAGCGAACCGCTCTCCGAACCGTGGTCGTCTTCTACATGATGAACGGGTACACGTTCGACTACGGTGACGAGATACGAGCCTTGCTGCATCGCTTCGCGACCGACGAAGCGACCGTCGACACCGAGACCACGGTCATCTACTTCCGGGCGTGTGCTCGCCGCAATTGA
- the npdG gene encoding NADPH-dependent F420 reductase has translation MRIALLGGTGDIGQGLALRWAYDTDHEVLIGSRDPEKARTMAEEYETELDSRGVDVKVNGFANEMAADRADVVVLAVPPYHVADTVESVADKLDEDTILVSPAVGMKGDEDGMHYHRPGAGSVTALAANAAPDDVSTVGAFHNLSADRLANLDADLDLDTLVIGDDPDAKDIVRQLADEIEGLRSLDAGPLANAAEVESITPLVINIARYNDGMHDVGVKFD, from the coding sequence ATGCGAATCGCACTACTCGGCGGCACGGGTGACATCGGACAGGGGCTCGCCCTGCGCTGGGCCTACGACACGGACCACGAGGTACTCATCGGGTCGCGCGACCCCGAGAAGGCGCGCACGATGGCCGAGGAGTACGAGACCGAACTCGACAGCCGCGGCGTCGACGTGAAGGTCAACGGCTTCGCCAACGAGATGGCGGCCGACCGCGCCGACGTCGTCGTCCTCGCGGTCCCGCCGTACCACGTCGCGGACACGGTCGAGAGCGTCGCGGACAAGCTCGACGAGGACACCATCCTCGTCTCGCCCGCAGTCGGCATGAAGGGCGACGAGGACGGCATGCACTACCACCGCCCCGGCGCGGGGTCGGTGACGGCCCTCGCCGCGAACGCCGCACCCGACGACGTCTCGACGGTCGGCGCGTTCCACAACCTCTCGGCGGACCGCCTCGCGAACCTCGACGCCGACCTCGACCTCGACACGCTCGTCATCGGCGACGACCCGGACGCCAAGGACATCGTGCGCCAGCTCGCCGACGAGATCGAGGGGCTGCGCTCGCTCGACGCCGGCCCGCTGGCCAACGCGGCAGAGGTAGAGAGCATCACGCCCCTCGTCATCAACATCGCCCGCTACAACGACGGGATGCACGACGTGGGTGTCAAGTTCGACTGA
- the hisE gene encoding phosphoribosyl-ATP diphosphatase, whose protein sequence is MTEDTDAILDDLFAVIEDRKATLPEDSYTASLFTHEKGENAVLEKLGEEATELILAAKDDDHEEIAHEGADIVYHLLVLLSMKDMDVSDLREELAERR, encoded by the coding sequence ATGACAGAGGACACAGACGCGATTCTCGACGACCTGTTCGCGGTCATCGAAGACCGCAAGGCAACGCTCCCCGAGGACTCCTACACCGCCAGCCTGTTCACCCACGAGAAGGGCGAGAACGCGGTGCTGGAGAAACTGGGCGAAGAGGCGACCGAACTCATCCTCGCCGCGAAGGACGACGACCACGAGGAGATCGCCCACGAGGGCGCCGACATCGTCTACCACCTGCTCGTCCTGCTCTCGATGAAGGACATGGACGTGAGCGACCTGCGTGAGGAACTGGCGGAGCGGCGGTGA
- a CDS encoding helix-turn-helix domain-containing protein gives MRPAGGPPTAVQPALPPRRELHVDRTAGGHPAGLRTGYFQVPRNGNVDELAEVVGISDNAFSQRLRRGLSNLAYETMVNH, from the coding sequence CTGCGACCGGCAGGAGGTCCCCCGACGGCTGTACAACCCGCACTTCCCCCGCGACGGGAACTCCATGTCGACCGAACAGCAGGAGGCCATCCTGCTGGTCTACGAACGGGCTACTTCCAGGTCCCTCGCAACGGCAACGTCGACGAACTGGCCGAAGTCGTCGGAATCAGCGACAATGCCTTCTCCCAGCGCCTCCGCCGGGGCCTCTCGAATCTCGCCTACGAGACGATGGTGAACCACTGA
- a CDS encoding preprotein translocase subunit Sec61beta — protein sequence MSKGQNSGGLMSSAGLVRYFDAEDRNAIRVDPKTIVAFGIFFGALVMVMRVAL from the coding sequence ATGAGCAAGGGACAGAACTCCGGCGGCCTCATGTCGAGTGCCGGACTCGTCCGGTACTTCGACGCCGAGGACCGCAACGCCATCCGAGTCGACCCGAAGACCATCGTCGCCTTCGGCATCTTCTTCGGGGCGCTCGTGATGGTCATGCGCGTCGCGCTGTAA
- a CDS encoding NOG1 family protein: MIFENLPTTPRSEELIDKAFSRAARTGRAKSGHDAQTSMLQTASNILSDNLENVVTAWPDFDEVDPFYYELADALVDVDELRQSLSEVTWASRKTAEIRQEYEGKIRRNDLETARKFRKQAFARLADVVEEVEDDLLRIGAARDELKILPDIDPDEPAIVVAGYPNVGKSSFVNAVTRARHETATYPFTTKGIGVGHFERQHIRYQIVDTPGLLDRPPQERNDIEAQAVSALTHLADCVLFVLDASANCGYPIEAQLELLAAVEDQFDDVPVITVCNKSDVSRDVEADYYMSVTEDENLDTVLDAAVEAVGYEPELPFDG; encoded by the coding sequence ATGATTTTCGAGAACCTTCCGACGACACCACGGTCGGAGGAACTCATCGACAAGGCGTTCTCCCGCGCCGCCCGGACAGGCCGGGCCAAGTCGGGACACGACGCCCAGACGTCGATGCTCCAGACGGCGTCGAACATCCTCTCGGACAACCTGGAGAACGTCGTCACCGCCTGGCCGGACTTCGACGAGGTCGACCCGTTCTACTACGAACTCGCCGACGCGCTGGTCGACGTCGACGAACTCCGGCAGTCGCTCTCGGAGGTCACCTGGGCCTCCCGCAAGACCGCCGAGATCCGCCAGGAGTACGAGGGCAAGATCCGTCGCAACGACCTCGAGACCGCCCGAAAGTTCCGAAAGCAGGCGTTCGCCCGCCTCGCGGACGTGGTCGAGGAGGTCGAAGACGACCTGCTCCGCATCGGGGCGGCCCGTGACGAGTTGAAGATCCTGCCCGACATCGACCCGGACGAGCCGGCCATCGTCGTCGCCGGCTACCCGAACGTCGGCAAGTCCTCGTTCGTGAACGCGGTCACCCGCGCCCGCCACGAGACCGCGACCTACCCGTTCACGACGAAAGGTATCGGCGTCGGCCACTTCGAGCGCCAGCACATCCGCTACCAGATCGTCGACACGCCGGGACTGCTCGACCGGCCCCCGCAGGAGCGCAACGACATCGAGGCCCAGGCGGTCTCCGCGCTCACGCACCTCGCGGACTGCGTGCTGTTCGTCCTCGACGCCAGCGCGAACTGCGGCTACCCCATCGAGGCACAGCTGGAGCTGCTGGCGGCGGTCGAGGACCAGTTCGACGACGTGCCGGTCATCACGGTCTGCAACAAGAGCGACGTCTCACGCGACGTCGAGGCGGACTACTACATGAGCGTCACCGAGGACGAGAACCTCGACACCGTGCTCGATGCCGCGGTCGAGGCGGTCGGGTACGAGCCCGAACTGCCCTTCGACGGCTGA
- a CDS encoding thioredoxin family protein: MAVTLKDFYADWCGPCKTQDPILEELEEDWEGRFTVEKVNVDEEQDVANEYQVRSLPTLIIENDDGIVERFVGVTQRDDLEDALEKAGA, from the coding sequence ATGGCAGTCACGCTCAAGGACTTCTATGCGGACTGGTGTGGCCCGTGCAAGACGCAAGACCCCATCCTCGAGGAACTCGAGGAGGACTGGGAGGGCCGCTTCACCGTCGAGAAGGTGAACGTCGACGAGGAGCAGGACGTCGCGAACGAGTACCAGGTACGGTCGCTCCCCACCCTCATCATCGAGAACGACGACGGTATCGTCGAGCGCTTCGTCGGCGTCACCCAGCGCGACGACCTCGAGGACGCCCTCGAGAAGGCCGGCGCGTAA